The genome window AAAGACCTGACCTGCTCTGATAACACAGCCTGTAACACAGATAATGTTACATTCTCAGGAACTATAAAACCAATCTTTGCCAAGTATTGCACAGGTTGCCATAGTGGGGCAACACCTACAGGCGGTATCAACCTAACCTTATATGCTGATGCATCGGGAGTAGCAAAAAGTGGCAGATTAGTAGGAGCCATTACGCATGCCAGTGGCTATGTGCCTATGCCACAGGGTGGAGCAAAACTGCCAGCCTGCGAGATTGCCAAGATACAGGCATGGGTAACTGCCGGATCTCCAAACAATTAAAGTATAAACAGCGCATGAACCGCTTGAGCATAGTTAGAATCATCTTTAAGGCAGCTCTGCTGCTAACTATAATGGCTTTGCCCTTCACCCTGCAAAGCTGTTATTACGACGTGGAAGAGGAGCTATACCAGAATACACCCTGTGTAACCGAAAATGTAACCTTTAGCCAGACCATACAGCCAATACTGGTACGCAACTGCACTACCTGCCATACGGGGGCAGCGGGTAGCGGAGGCATCGATCTTTCAACACATGCCGGGGCATCGGTAGTGGCTAACAATGGCAGGTTGATAGGAGCAGTGACACACGCTGGTGGTTTTACACCCATGCCACAAGGTGCATCTCAGTTGCCTGCCTGTACTATAAACCAGATAAAAGCCTGGGTAGAAGCTGGGGCACCCAATAACTAACAACATGAAAAAGTTTATCCTTATAACCCTTGCAGCGGCGGTAATTGCTGCTATAGTTGGCTTTTTGCTTTACAACAAACCGCACCGCGATACGGCCTCCGCTGAATCTGATTTTGTAGTAGAAGCTCCGGTATTATTGAAGGAATTTACCGAGAACGAAGCTGCTGCCAACCAGAAGTACCTGGACAAAGTGGTAGCCGTGAGAGGAAAAGTAAAGTCTGTGACACCCGATGATGAAGGCAATATTAACCTGACGCTGGATGCCGATAACGATATGGCCGGAGTGATCTGTACCTTTCCGAAAGCTGATGCTGAAAGTGCTGGAAGTATAAATGAAGGCGAAGAGGTAACCGTGAAAGGCGTGTGTACCGGCGTGCTGATGGATGTGGTGCTGATACGCTGTGTAGTTGAGAAATAAAAAAATAGAAACTATAAACCAAAGTATAAATCCTATGAAAAAGATCGTTTTTAATACCCTTCTGCTGGTTTTACTGGCAACTGCCGTGCAGGCCCAGGATAAGTTCTTTACCAAAACAGGTAAGATCTCCTTCTTCTCATCTACCCCGATGGAAGATATTGAAGCACATAATAAAACTACCACCAGCGTGATCGACACTAAGACCGGTAAGTTAGAGTTTGCCGTGCTGATGAAGGCATTCCAGTTTGAAAAGGCCCTGATGGAAGAACACTTTAACGAGAACTATGTGGAGTCAGGTAAATACCCGAAAGCCAGCTTTTCAGGTGCAATTGCCAACTTAAGTGATGTTAACTTCAAGAAGGATGGCACTTATAAAGTAACCGTAAAGGGTAACCTTACGCTGCATGGTGTTACCAAAGCTGTTGAAGCTCCCGGAACTATAATTGTGAAGAACGGAGTGGTAAATGCTGCTTCTACTTTTAACATCTCCCCGGAAGACTATAAAATTGCCATACCTAACCTGGTACGCGAGAAAATTGCCAAGCAGATAAAGGTAACTGTAGACATGAACTACGAGCCGCTTAAAGGCTAAAATTTATACTTGACAAGTCTCAGGCAGCTTACACACCCACCCTAAAGCTGCCTGATTTTTACCTGACCATGAAGAAGCTAAAATATACTTTGTTGCTGCTGTGTTTGCTGGTTTATACTTCCGGTTTCGCCCAGGATGACCTGCTGTCGTTGCTGGGGGAGGAAGAAGAAACCACCGAATATGCCAAAGCCAGTTTTAAAACTACGCGCGTAATTAACGGGCATTCGCTGGAGAATGTGGCCGGCGGCGTAATGGACCTGAAGATATCGCACCGTTTCGGGATGCTGAACACAGGTGCTTATAACCTGTTCGGGTTGGATCAGGCAAGTATAAGAATTGGCCTGGATTACGGTATAAACGACAGGCTGATGATAGGAGGTGGCCGCAGCTCGCACAACAAGGTATACGACGGTTTTGTAAAGTATAAATTGCTGCGCCAGAGTTCCGGCAAAAAAACAATGCCTATCTCGCTGGCTATACTTTCGGGAGTTTATCTAAAAACTATTGAATGGCAGCAGCCGGAGCGTGAGAATTACTTCAGCTCCAGGTTAGAGTACACGCACCAGCTTATACTTGGGCGTAAATTCAGCGAAGGAACAACCTTACAGTTTATGCCGACAGTGGTGCACCGCAACCTGGTACCCACAGCCGAAGATGCACACGATGTAATTCTGATCGGAGTAGCAGCTCGTCAGAAGCTTACCAAACGGGTGGCTATTAATGTAGAGTATTATTATGCCTTACCGGAGCAGTTGCCAGCCGACAGAAAGAATTCGTTAGCTATTGGCTTTGATATTGAGACAGGGGGGCACGTATTTCAGTTGCACTTCACAAATTCCACATCTATGATCGAACCGGGCTTCATGACCGAAACTATAGGTGACTGGGGTAAAGGCGATATACACTTTGGTTTTAATGTATCAAGGGTATTTACTATCCGGAAACCAAAAACAGAATAAAGTATAAATGTTGTGTTGTTTAGTTTTAGAGAAGGGGCCGCCAGGGTTGGTGGCTTTTTCGTTTTACTGGTAACAGAGAAAGTACAGGAGCTATAAAACAAAGAAGGCTGCCAATTACGGCAGCCTTCTTTGTTTTATAGGTAAGCTTATACTTAAGCTCCAACTTCAGCTAAAACCTGCTTTACTTTTTCAGCGGCTTCTTTAAGCGCAACTGCAGAGTAAACTTTCAGGCCAGACTCGTCGATGATGCGGGCACCTTCTTCAGCGTTTGTACCTTGCAGACGAACGATGATCGGAACACGGATATCACCAATGTTTTTGTAAGCTTCTACTACACCATTAGCAACACGGTCGCAACGAACGATACCACCGAAGATGTTGATCAGGATAGCCTTAACGTTCGGGTCTTTCAGGATAATGCGGAAGCCAGCTTCAACTGTCTGTGCATTTGCCCCACCACCTACGTCAAGGAAGTTAGCAGGCTCACCGCCAGAAAGTTTAATAATATCCATAGTTGCCATTGCCAGACCAGCGCCGTTAACCATACAGCCTACATTACCGTCAAGCTTCACATAGTTCAGGTTAGAGCGGCTTGCTTCAACTTCCAACGGATCTTCTTCTGATTCATCGCGCAGGGCAGCAAGTTCTTTATGGCGGAATAATGCGTTATCGTCTAAGTCAACTTTCGCATCTACAGCCAGGATCTTGTTGTCTGAAGTTTTCAGAACAGGGTTGATCTCGAACATAGAAGCATCAGACTCTACATAAGCTTTGTAAAGGCTTGTTACGAACTTCACCATCTCCTTGAAAGCTTCACCTTGCAAGCCAAATGCAAAAGCGATCTTGTTAGCCTGGAAAGGACGCAGACCTACAGCAGGGTCGATCCACTCTTTAATGATTTTTTCAGGGTGTTGCTCAGCTACTTCTTCAATGTCCATACCACCTTCAGTAGATGCCATGATCACGTTCTGACCTTTTGCACGGTCAAGCAGAATGCTCAGGTAAAACTCTTTTGGCTGAGACTCGCCAGGATAGTAAACATCCTGTGCTACCAGTACTTTCTGTACTAGTTTACCTTCAGGACCCGTCTGGTGCGTTACCAGCGTCATGCCTAAAATTTGGTCAGCTAGTTCTCTTACCTGGTCAAGGTTTTTAGCAAGCTTTACGCCACCACCTTTACCACGGCCACCTGCATGTATCTGTGCTTTAATAACATGCCAGCCTGTGCCGGTTTGCTCAGTAAGTTTTTTAGCAGCTTCTACAGCCTGCTCTGGCGTTTCAGCCACGATGCCTTCCTGTATGCGTACGCCGTAGCTCTTTAAAATGTCTTTACCCTGATATTCGTGTATGTTCATGCTTTCAGTTTTAATGGACGCACGAAAGTACGTCTTCTTAGCTATAAATTCAAGTAATGGATTTTTAAAATATTAGACGCTGGTTTAAGGTATGTAAACACCAGCAGCAGTCTGGCTAATATACTTCTGAGACCACATTAAGTTATCTGCAGCACAACACATTTATAGGTTGCCATAGTATAAGGTGAAATCTTTAACTATTGGCTTATGGGGCAGACATACCGAAGAGTTGCGCTTACCACTTTTATAGTTTTGCTGATTGGCTGCGGATTTTATCTGCTGATAGAAGTAGCAGAGTTCTTTCTGCTGGTATTTGCCGGCATTTTGCTTGCCGTAATTTTCTGCGGACTTACAGAGTGGATAGTGCGGAAATTTAACTTCAGGCGTGGTTGGGCATTACTGCTGGTAGTAGTTGTGGTGCTGGGAGCAATAAGTAGTATAGGCTGGTTTATTGCCCCGACTGTTATCGATCAGCTTTCAGAAATGCGGGAAACCATACCCAAAGCACTTGCTAGGGTAAGAGAATGGGTAGCTGGCCATAGTTGGGGGCGTAACCTAGTAAAAGAAATTCCGGCACAAACTTCCGACCTGATGCCTCGTCGTGGCACTCTGTTATCCCGTATTTCCAACATATTCTCCTCAACACTGGGGGTGCTGGCCAACATTATACTTGTTATCATGACGGCGCTTTTCTTTTCAGTAAACCCAAGGCTCTATACACATGGATTTGTAAAGCTTTTTGCGCCGCATTACCGTACCCGCATGCTAGATGTACTGGCTAAGTGTTATGCAACGCTTAAGCTATGGTTGCTGGCCATGTTGCTATCCATGACTATAATTGGGGTGAGCACTGCTATTGGTTATACTTTGCTGGGTTTACCGTTGGCTATTACGCTGGGTGTACTTTCGTTTTTTCTGGCATTTATACCTACTATCGGGGCTTATGGAGCTGCCGTGCCGGCAGCGTTGGTGGCACTTACGCAGGATCCTAAAACGGCATTGTATGTTATACTTATGTACATCGGTATACAGATGCTGGAAACGTACCTTATCACGCCTATCATCTTCCAACGGACAGTTAAGTTGCCACCTGCCTTGCTGTTATTTAACCAGGTGTTATTCGGGATATTGCTTGGTGCACTTGGTTTGCTGTTAGCGGCGCCTATACTTACCGTGGCTATGGTACTTATCAGGGAGTTATACATTAAAGACGTGCTCGAACAAAATGGAGTAGGTAAAGGACTGATTTCAGAAGCAGGAACCTAAAGGTAACGTAACACGTAGCTTACTGCCGGAATTACAGATATCAATTCCAACAAAATTTTGTAGCTTTGATGCTGGCATAGTTTCTTTTAATACCCATACTTTTATTCTCGTGCTGCAGGTATCCAACATTCATAAAAAATACGGTAATCTCGAAGTTCTGAAAGGTATCAACTTGACCATTGGCACAGGCGAAGTGGTTTCTATAGTTGGAGCTTCAGGAGCTGGTAAAAGTACGTTGCTGCACATTTTAGGAACTTTGGATAATGCTGATTCCGGCGAGGTCTTATTTGAAGGGAAGAACATTGCAAAGTATAATGCCTCTGACTTAGCTAAGTTCCGCAACAGGCATATTGGCTTTATTTTTCAGTTTCATAACCTGCTGCCCGAATTTACTGCCGTAGAGAATGTTTGCTTACCTGGTTTCCTGGCTGGTCGCCCCGAGAAAGAAGTTATTGAGCGTGCTAAAGAGTTGCTGATGATGCTTAACCTGTCGCACAGGCTGGATCATAAACCTTCTGAAATGTCGGGAGGGGAGCAACAGCGCACGGCAGTAGCCAGGGCTTTAATTAACTCGCCGGAAGTGATCTTTGCCGATGAGCCAAGCGGTAACCTTGATTCCAAAAACGCTAAAGAGCTACACGATATCTTCTTCAGGCTACGCGATGAGTTTAACCAGACCTTTGTGATTGTTACGCACAACGAGCAGCTTGCTGCTATGGCTGACCGAACCTTAGTAATGAAGGACGGCCTCATTGTGCAGGAGGTACTTTCTGAAAGATAATTACTGATTGTTAAATTGTTAAAGGTCAAATTGTTAGCTTGTGGTATCAGCTAAAGTATAAAACGCAATGTATTGCGTCTCTACACTGCAATAACTCCCAAATTTTCTAACTTATACCTTTCTAACTCGTCCTTCTCTAACTCCAAAACTCTCTAACTCCCCAGCTCTTTCTCTCGTAAATACCTCTTACCCTTTTCTCTTTTAGCCAAAGCTCGCATAGCTTTAGCAATGGTACTAAAAATTTTAGAAAAAAGTTTGTAACTCATTGATAATCAGTCATATAAATTACATAATTTTTTGCTTTTTTTGCACCATTTCTTTAGCCAGTGTGTTTAATTATTGTACTTAAACAAACAAAGCTAATAGAGATGAATCAACCAAGTAAAGACTTAAAAGTACAGAAGCCTAAGGTCGAGAGTTATGACATTGCGAAGTCGGATGAAACCATGCATCTGGCGGTAGACCTGGCGAAGTTCATTAAAGAGAACAGACTATATCAGAACATACAGGGTAAAGAGTATGTGAACGTGGAAGGCTGGCAATACGCTGGTTCACGTTTAGGTATACTTCCTGTAGTGGAACATGTGGTAAATATCAGCACCGACGATGAATTAAAATACCAGGCAAAAGTAAACCTGCTTGACCTGAGAAGCCAGCAGGTAGTAGGGGCAGGCTTTGCGATCTGCTCCAATAAAGAGCAGGGTAAAAAATATTACCAGGAATTTGCGATTGCTTCTATGGCGCAGACACGTGCTATTGGTAAAGCATACCGTAACATTCTGGCCTGGATCATCAGAGCAGCTGGATATGAGCCAACCCCTGCTGAAGAAATGGATTATAGCGGCAACGAGCCGGCAAAAACAGCTAAGAACCCGGCAGTACCGACTGAGAAAAAAGCAACTATGCGTGCTTCGGAAGTAGCTGCAACAGCTGATAAAGAAGTGGCTGAGGCTCCTTCAACCAGTGTGCGTTATGCATCAGCTAAGCAGAAAGAAGAGATTATCCGACTGCTTAACAACCCGGTGATCACGCGCCAGGAGAAGACAAAGATGCTTCTGAACATTAACCGTTTCGACGAAGAGCGTGCTGCACAAGCAATCGATAAGTTGAAAAAGGTGATAGAAGAGCGCGAAGACGGCCAGTCGGCTGCAGCTTAATTAAAGAACTTATATCAGGAAAGCCTGCCTCATTAGAAGCAGGCTTTTTTATTTAGTTAATCTTTAAATTGTGTTTACCTAGATAGAATTTAGAGTTTGTCAAAACATACATAATGCAGTGTAAATATCAAATGATGAATTATACTTCTACTACCACCGTCTCTAAATTTAAGCGCCTGTTGTTTATAACAGCATGCTTATTTCTGCTCAGCAAGTTTATGTCCAGTAAGCGGAACCTATCCAGCAATCCCGGCCGTGAGAGCAACAAAGGTAACTATAGAACTGTAGGTAAGTAAAGCTCCCAAGATAACAGGCAACTTTGGAATTATAGCTAGGTTCAATTAGCAAGCAACGTCAACTATAGCCCAGACTGCTTTAGATCTCTCGCTAAGACTTGAAATGACAGTAAGATGCAGGTTCAGCAATTTATACTTATCTTTTTCTCTTCAGGACAGCATAATTAATTAAAACTATAAATAATTAACTGTCATTGGTAAAGCAGCCTATCCAAAATTATTTATTCTGACTTCTGTCCTCAAAACTTTATCTTCGCTGAATAAAACCATCTCCCTTTGCCGGACATTCATCACATACTTAAAACGTACTGGGGCTACGACCAATTCAGGCCGTTACAGGAAGATATTGTGCAGTCTGTGCTGGATGGGAAAGATACGCTGGCGTTGTTACCCACGGGGGGAGGAAAATCAATCTGCTTCCAGGTGCCGGCCATGGCAATGGAGGGGATTTGCCTGGTGATTACCCCGCTGATTGCGCTGATGAAAGACCAGGTAACCCAACTTAAGAAACGGGATATTCCGGCAGTAGCAATTTACTCCGGCATGAACCGTCGTGAAATTGATATTGCACTCGATAACTGTGTGTATGGCAACATAAAGTTTCTATACTTGTCCCCGGAGCGCCTGCTGACGGAAATTTTTCTGGAACGGGTAAAACGCATGAAGGTAAACCTGCTGGCCGTAGACGAAGCACATTGTATTTCGCAGTGGGGATACGATTTCAGGCCGCCATACTTACAGTTGGCACAGCTACGCGAGCTTTTACCAAAAGTGCCTGTACTGGCGCTTACTGCAACGGCTACGGAGCATGTTCGGCAGGATATACAGCAAAAACTTAATTTCAGGCAACAGAACATATTTGTAAAAAGCTTTGCCCGTGCTAATCTGTCTTACTCCTGCCTTTACACCGAGGATAAAGTAGGGCGGTTACTGGAAATACTGCAGCGCATGCCAGGACAAAGCATCGTGTATGTGCGCAGCCGCAAGCAAACCGTAGAGTTAGCAAGATTTTTACAAAGCAGGCAGATCTCAGCAGCTGCCTACCATGCCGGGCTAAAGTTTGAAGAGCGCGGCGCTGCACAGCAAGCCTGGATAGATGATAAAGTGCGGGTTATGGTAGCAACCAATGCATTCGGAATGGGAATAGACAAACCTGATGTACGGCTAGTGGTGCACCTCGACCTGCCTGAAAGTTTGGAAGCTTATTACCAGGAAGCCGGCCGTGCCGGGCGCGATGAAAAGTATAGCTATGCCGTTATACTTTACGGACCCAGCGATGTAGCAGACCTGCATAAGAAAGTAGAAGAAGCCCATCCTCCGCTGGAGCTGATTCGGCGTGTTTATCAATGTTTGGCAAACTATTACCAGCTGGCAGTAGGCAGCGGAGCCATGAGCAGCTTCGATTTTGAACTGGCTGACTTTGCTAAGAACTATAAACTGAAGCCGCTGGAAGTACACCATGCCATTAAAAGGCTAGAAGGAGAAGGTTACCTGCAGCTTAGTGAAGGCTATTATACACCATCACGACTTTTTATACAGCTGAATAACACTGCGCTTTATGAGTTCCAGGTAATGAACCCGGAGCACGATGCATTGTTGCGCCTTATACTTCGCATGTATGGGGGCGAGGTGTTCACCAATTTTGTGAAAATATCAGAGCGAAAAATAGCGGAATATTTAAAGAAGCCGGAGCAGGAAATACGCCGTAAATTGGAATACCTGCACAAATTACAGGTTATTATTTATGAACCACAGCACGACTCTCCGCAGCTGGTTTTTACTAAAGCCCGGCAAGACGCACTTAATCTGCCACTGAACCATAAAAAGCTGGATGAGTTACGTGCACGTGCTTTACAACAGGTAACACAAATGGGAAAGTATGTGGAGAGCAACAACCGTTGTCGTACACAATTATTACTGGCTTATTTTAATGAGATAACTGATGCGAGCTGCCGTATCTGCGACTACTGCCTGGCGAAACGTAAAAAACAACGGCAGGAACAGGAGCTCAAAGAACTTCGCGCCAAAATAATTGCTTTGCTACAGGAAAGGACCTACTTGCCAAAAGAGCTAATACAGCAGTTTGCCCCAAAAGATACCGAAACAATTATCACTATCATCAGAGAACTTGTAGATGTAGGGCAGCTTTCATACACCGAAGCCGGAAAGTTGGAAGCTACTGCAGTTTCATAATCTACTTCACCAATCTATCTTTTTGCAAATTTATACTTGAGCTCTATAGTGGCTGTAACACAGCTTATATAAGTTTTCTAGAAGTATATTCTGAAATCCTATTTTTATAATTGGCTTTTCTTATGCTGCAAAATGTACTCTTATTGTTCTAAAATTATGATTTCAACACTGTAATGTAGTGTAATATGTAAAATTCATATTTAAAAAGTATAATTATACGTCATCGAAAATTGATGTCCTGCATTAAAAAATAATGTTTTTACTAAAAAAAATAATAAACTATAGTTGTATTAGGTAAGGTGCGTATAAATACTTAAAATACAGTAAGTTGGGTGTTAAAGCGAAATGTGAAGTATGAAGCAGAGGTAGCTATCAGGAAATAATAGTTAAGCAATGGCAATGAGGGTAATTTTAGAAGCTCGCATTCGGGAAGAAGCAGTAGACGAAGCAAAGGTCTTTTTTCAGAAATGTATACCGGATGCACGTCTTTCTGAAGGTTGCCTTCATAGCGATGTTTTCCAGAACGAAAAAGAGCCAACTATGATGGTAATGGTAGAAGATTGGGAATCGCAGGAGCACCATAAAAAGTACCTGGATCAATGCCTTAAAAGCGGAATGCTGAAAAATCTGATTCGGTTTTTGTCCGGTCCTCCAAATTTGCGCTACTTTTATGCTATAGATGTATAAGTGCCTGTGTTTTAATAAATTAGTATTTTAAATAGTTGTTTTTAGTTGCCCAATATTTTAAATTTATACTTGCTTTAATAAAGCTTTAAAACGAAAACAAAGTCGCTTGGTAACGGTTATAATAATAGGGTAAGATTTAAAGCGCTGGATGCAACCCTTTTATCAAAGTAAACATCTTTACATTAGAGCAAATAACACACTGTAAGCAGCCAAAGCGTCATTTAGCTTAATGAAGACATGCAGAGATCACGTTTTAACAGGGATCATGCAGAAGATAAATTCCTTTTGAGGTAGAGGGCAAAAGGAATTAACGGGTACAACCACCAGTATACAGTGGTTGTACTTCGTTTTTAAATACTTTCCCCTCCTATTTGTATGAGCAGTATACTTACTTCAGCACCTTTACCATATGTTGAGTGACAGGTGTGAAGCCCTGGCTCTCCCAGAATCTCAACGCATCAGGGTTATTTACGGATACCTGCAGTTCAACATGATCTGCACCTTTATCCTGGAGCCATTTAAGCGCTGCATCAAATAATGCTTTTCCTATTCCCTGGTTGCGGTAAGCCTTCTTAATGACAGTTTCAGCGATGTATCCTTTCCGGTTCAATTCAAATCCATTAACCCCCTGCCGCAGAATACAAATGATCATTCCTACCCATTCGCCTTGCTTTTCAAATACAAGTACTTGCGTGTTTCTTTCCCGGATGCGGTTCAGGAGTTCGGCTTTCAGAGGCTTTTCGTGGTTTGGTTTACATCTAAAAACCTTATGATGGCTTTGGTGGTGGTGCATCAGTTCGAGCCACAACGGGAAAAGCTCGTCAATATCCTCCGGTGTTGCTTCAACAATCATAATCTGGTAAGCTTTTCTGTAACTGTATTATACTTGAGTTAGTCTGCTAAAATAGTTTCTGAAGATCGGAGGGGCTTTGCAGGTAGGCACTGTAGGTAGGCACATGACCAAA of Pontibacter deserti contains these proteins:
- a CDS encoding c-type cytochrome, with the protein product MNRLSIVRIIFKAALLLTIMALPFTLQSCYYDVEEELYQNTPCVTENVTFSQTIQPILVRNCTTCHTGAAGSGGIDLSTHAGASVVANNGRLIGAVTHAGGFTPMPQGASQLPACTINQIKAWVEAGAPNN
- a CDS encoding putative quinol monooxygenase, with the protein product MAMRVILEARIREEAVDEAKVFFQKCIPDARLSEGCLHSDVFQNEKEPTMMVMVEDWESQEHHKKYLDQCLKSGMLKNLIRFLSGPPNLRYFYAIDV
- a CDS encoding YceI family protein, with amino-acid sequence MKKIVFNTLLLVLLATAVQAQDKFFTKTGKISFFSSTPMEDIEAHNKTTTSVIDTKTGKLEFAVLMKAFQFEKALMEEHFNENYVESGKYPKASFSGAIANLSDVNFKKDGTYKVTVKGNLTLHGVTKAVEAPGTIIVKNGVVNAASTFNISPEDYKIAIPNLVREKIAKQIKVTVDMNYEPLKG
- the sucC gene encoding ADP-forming succinate--CoA ligase subunit beta, which translates into the protein MNIHEYQGKDILKSYGVRIQEGIVAETPEQAVEAAKKLTEQTGTGWHVIKAQIHAGGRGKGGGVKLAKNLDQVRELADQILGMTLVTHQTGPEGKLVQKVLVAQDVYYPGESQPKEFYLSILLDRAKGQNVIMASTEGGMDIEEVAEQHPEKIIKEWIDPAVGLRPFQANKIAFAFGLQGEAFKEMVKFVTSLYKAYVESDASMFEINPVLKTSDNKILAVDAKVDLDDNALFRHKELAALRDESEEDPLEVEASRSNLNYVKLDGNVGCMVNGAGLAMATMDIIKLSGGEPANFLDVGGGANAQTVEAGFRIILKDPNVKAILINIFGGIVRCDRVANGVVEAYKNIGDIRVPIIVRLQGTNAEEGARIIDESGLKVYSAVALKEAAEKVKQVLAEVGA
- a CDS encoding RecQ family ATP-dependent DNA helicase produces the protein MPDIHHILKTYWGYDQFRPLQEDIVQSVLDGKDTLALLPTGGGKSICFQVPAMAMEGICLVITPLIALMKDQVTQLKKRDIPAVAIYSGMNRREIDIALDNCVYGNIKFLYLSPERLLTEIFLERVKRMKVNLLAVDEAHCISQWGYDFRPPYLQLAQLRELLPKVPVLALTATATEHVRQDIQQKLNFRQQNIFVKSFARANLSYSCLYTEDKVGRLLEILQRMPGQSIVYVRSRKQTVELARFLQSRQISAAAYHAGLKFEERGAAQQAWIDDKVRVMVATNAFGMGIDKPDVRLVVHLDLPESLEAYYQEAGRAGRDEKYSYAVILYGPSDVADLHKKVEEAHPPLELIRRVYQCLANYYQLAVGSGAMSSFDFELADFAKNYKLKPLEVHHAIKRLEGEGYLQLSEGYYTPSRLFIQLNNTALYEFQVMNPEHDALLRLILRMYGGEVFTNFVKISERKIAEYLKKPEQEIRRKLEYLHKLQVIIYEPQHDSPQLVFTKARQDALNLPLNHKKLDELRARALQQVTQMGKYVESNNRCRTQLLLAYFNEITDASCRICDYCLAKRKKQRQEQELKELRAKIIALLQERTYLPKELIQQFAPKDTETIITIIRELVDVGQLSYTEAGKLEATAVS
- a CDS encoding ABC transporter ATP-binding protein gives rise to the protein MLVLQVSNIHKKYGNLEVLKGINLTIGTGEVVSIVGASGAGKSTLLHILGTLDNADSGEVLFEGKNIAKYNASDLAKFRNRHIGFIFQFHNLLPEFTAVENVCLPGFLAGRPEKEVIERAKELLMMLNLSHRLDHKPSEMSGGEQQRTAVARALINSPEVIFADEPSGNLDSKNAKELHDIFFRLRDEFNQTFVIVTHNEQLAAMADRTLVMKDGLIVQEVLSER
- a CDS encoding OB-fold protein, with the protein product MKKFILITLAAAVIAAIVGFLLYNKPHRDTASAESDFVVEAPVLLKEFTENEAAANQKYLDKVVAVRGKVKSVTPDDEGNINLTLDADNDMAGVICTFPKADAESAGSINEGEEVTVKGVCTGVLMDVVLIRCVVEK
- a CDS encoding DUF5777 family beta-barrel protein, with the translated sequence MKKLKYTLLLLCLLVYTSGFAQDDLLSLLGEEEETTEYAKASFKTTRVINGHSLENVAGGVMDLKISHRFGMLNTGAYNLFGLDQASIRIGLDYGINDRLMIGGGRSSHNKVYDGFVKYKLLRQSSGKKTMPISLAILSGVYLKTIEWQQPERENYFSSRLEYTHQLILGRKFSEGTTLQFMPTVVHRNLVPTAEDAHDVILIGVAARQKLTKRVAINVEYYYALPEQLPADRKNSLAIGFDIETGGHVFQLHFTNSTSMIEPGFMTETIGDWGKGDIHFGFNVSRVFTIRKPKTE
- a CDS encoding GNAT family N-acetyltransferase, whose amino-acid sequence is MIVEATPEDIDELFPLWLELMHHHQSHHKVFRCKPNHEKPLKAELLNRIRERNTQVLVFEKQGEWVGMIICILRQGVNGFELNRKGYIAETVIKKAYRNQGIGKALFDAALKWLQDKGADHVELQVSVNNPDALRFWESQGFTPVTQHMVKVLK
- a CDS encoding AI-2E family transporter, which gives rise to MGQTYRRVALTTFIVLLIGCGFYLLIEVAEFFLLVFAGILLAVIFCGLTEWIVRKFNFRRGWALLLVVVVVLGAISSIGWFIAPTVIDQLSEMRETIPKALARVREWVAGHSWGRNLVKEIPAQTSDLMPRRGTLLSRISNIFSSTLGVLANIILVIMTALFFSVNPRLYTHGFVKLFAPHYRTRMLDVLAKCYATLKLWLLAMLLSMTIIGVSTAIGYTLLGLPLAITLGVLSFFLAFIPTIGAYGAAVPAALVALTQDPKTALYVILMYIGIQMLETYLITPIIFQRTVKLPPALLLFNQVLFGILLGALGLLLAAPILTVAMVLIRELYIKDVLEQNGVGKGLISEAGT